The nucleotide sequence GCAGCTGTCCGTCCGTTTCACGTGAAACACGAGTACCCCGATCAGGAACAACCTTGATCAATTGATCAAGCGGATCGGGGGGGAACTCGGCGTCGAAGCCTCGCGGACTTCCCGCGCCGTCGTCGATCGGCATCTGACTGCGCACCTTCCCGGTTCGTCTCGAACTCGTTCCGTCGGAGCACGCCTCCCGAGGGGGAGGGGTGCCTGGGACCGCGCCGCAGGTCAGGTCGCCGTCGACCCGTGGCCGAGCTCGGCGCACCGACCGTGGCACACTCCTCCCAGCCTACCGCCGACACCGCGCGGAGCAGGCGGCGGTGCTCAGAGCCGGACCCGCACCACCGTGGTGGGCTCCTCGAGCAGGTCAGCCCCGGCCGGGACGATCTCGGTGGACCGGGCGCCGAGCCGGTCCAGCTTCTTCTGCGCCTTGCGCACCTCGTCCGCCGCGGAACGGCCCTTGAGGGCGAGCAGCTCTCCGGTGCCGCGCAGCAGCGGCAGGGTGATGTCCACGAGGCCCACCAGGGCCGAGACCGCGCGGGCGGTGACCACGTCCACCTCTCCGACCTCGTCCCGGGCCTGCTCCGCCCGGGCCCGCAGCACACACACGTTCGTGAGCCCGAGGTCGGCCACGACCTCGTCCAGCCACTGCACGCGCCGCTCCAGCGGCTCGATGAGCGTGATCCGCAGGTCTGCCCGGGCCAGGGCGAGGCACAGCCCGGGCAGACCTGCGCCCGATCCGACGTCGGCCACGCGGGCGCCGGTCGCGATGAGCTCCTCGACCACGGCGCAGTTGAGCACGTGCCGGCTCCACAGCCGGGGCACCTCCCGCGGGCCGATGAGCCCCCGGACGATGCCGGACGACGCCAGGTGCGCCACGTAGCGCTCCGCCAGCGGCAGCCGCTCGCCGAACAGCCGCTCGGCGGCGCGCCGCTCCTGCTCGTCCGGGACCGGCGGGTCCTGCGGAGCGGGGGAGGGGCGCGGCTCCTCGGCCATCAGCCCTGCGGAACGGACACGACGATGTGCCGTGCCGCCCCTTCGCCCTCGGACTCGCTGACGAGACCCTGCTCGGCGACCACGTCGTGCACGATCTTGCGCTCGTAGGCGGACAGGGGGTCGAGGTGCACGCGCTCCCCGGTCTCCTGTGCCTCTCGCACGGCCGCCAGGGCCAGGTCCTGGAGCTGACCGGCCCGGCGGAGCCGGTAGCCGCCGATGTCGAGCACCAGGCGGGAGCGCCGGTCGGTGGCGGCCAGCACGGAGAGGCGCAGGAGCTCCTGGAGGGCCTCCAGGACCTCGCCGTCCTCGCCGACCAGCGCCGACAGGCCTTCGACGTCGTCCCCGTCGGCGACGACCGACAGGTAGGTGCGACCGTCGCGGACCTCGATGTCGATGTCGCCGTCGAGGTCCGCCGTGTCCAGC is from Kocuria rosea and encodes:
- a CDS encoding protein jag translates to MTDIRQTTQDVDDVQPPEPRADADRGAGAGAPAAETPAAKTPAAETAAAETDAVDPLEEEGEIAADYLEELLDTADLDGDIDIEVRDGRTYLSVVADGDDVEGLSALVGEDGEVLEALQELLRLSVLAATDRRSRLVLDIGGYRLRRAGQLQDLALAAVREAQETGERVHLDPLSAYERKIVHDVVAEQGLVSESEGEGAARHIVVSVPQG
- the rsmG gene encoding 16S rRNA (guanine(527)-N(7))-methyltransferase RsmG — protein: MAEEPRPSPAPQDPPVPDEQERRAAERLFGERLPLAERYVAHLASSGIVRGLIGPREVPRLWSRHVLNCAVVEELIATGARVADVGSGAGLPGLCLALARADLRITLIEPLERRVQWLDEVVADLGLTNVCVLRARAEQARDEVGEVDVVTARAVSALVGLVDITLPLLRGTGELLALKGRSAADEVRKAQKKLDRLGARSTEIVPAGADLLEEPTTVVRVRL